Proteins co-encoded in one Vibrio sp. SNU_ST1 genomic window:
- a CDS encoding efflux RND transporter permease subunit — MPSIIAYFAQRSFLARIVTIMVLMLGAASMYTLKLQEYPDVAFETVEIETSYPGATAQDIELNITNPIEKELRSVQGLNYFSSQSSDGISYIEAELLPGEDAAKVLRDIQQAVDRVSNLPKDITAPPVVTQKQTSSFEVLTFGVSLNAAAKNDGANLEIESSSSESLMSESLVLKGLELENSAQAQNLQQYAYQLEKRVNAVAGVSSVSLSGYNEREFWVEIAPEKISRYQLTFDEVSQAINRRNLSQSGGVVESWVNEQKIVTMTQVHSAQEIADIVIKALPNGSVIKVSDVATVEDTFARASQLGVINGEEAVLFSITNSASADIIATVDNVKALLEKEQAKVDGQYHFQYGLNLADDMNDKFSIVSTNGAIGLVLVLAVLSLILKRQVAFWVSMSIPFCILGVMIVLPAVGLNLDSITLAALLLVIGIIVDDSVIVAESIYQEKEQGKTALQAAISGTQRVIKPIIASLTTTALVFIPMFFIPGTMGKVVVVIPITVIAALLFSLAECTFTLPAHLSGALESKKSKNDNHNSSEKNRFSNVSRTYKAWLTNSIQYKKSVIAGALVASALSAGLVTTLKLDIFPAEAAKYIDIYTEVDPGTPLDKVRDAHLAIEEAIAALPSNERVSYNLSYASPVSTGLLILTSYEQRARTADQIIVDLNTQLADLQQDMFVKFSVDAGGPPPGEPIEMRVLGGTEQERNHAVTIASEWLSTQHGIAGVTNNEALKDPQLSIVPQYEWLAKYNLTVSDLATTLRLAFEGESVTSTWLGDQEVDIRVILEKEYRDIQRLATTKIFTPDGRQVPLSRLAKVKQIEAPRLIKHYNAEREVTVTAQITDDTVSSVVLSDQMLSELQGQYAQNVSIDIGGEAESTNETMSGFLVAFPAAMIAIYFVLAVMFNSLVQPLLVMAVIPFAVIAALMALVVHMQALSMFALIGVLGMTGVVVNNSLVLINRINELRAEGHPVIEAIIEASVSRLRPILLTSITTVVGLLPLAYGLGGTDVYMGPMSLTLGYGLLFSLPIVLFVIPSLCGLCFAKSQPKES; from the coding sequence ATGCCATCAATTATCGCTTATTTTGCGCAGCGCAGCTTTCTGGCTCGAATCGTCACTATCATGGTACTGATGCTCGGCGCCGCTTCAATGTATACCCTTAAGTTACAAGAATATCCGGATGTTGCTTTTGAAACGGTCGAGATAGAAACTTCCTATCCGGGCGCAACAGCGCAAGACATTGAACTCAATATCACCAACCCCATCGAGAAAGAACTGCGCAGCGTACAGGGGCTGAATTACTTTTCCTCTCAATCCAGTGATGGCATCTCCTACATAGAGGCAGAACTACTGCCGGGGGAAGATGCCGCAAAGGTTCTGCGAGATATTCAGCAGGCTGTCGATCGCGTCAGTAATTTACCCAAAGATATCACTGCGCCACCTGTGGTCACTCAAAAACAGACATCTTCTTTTGAAGTTCTCACCTTTGGGGTCAGCCTCAATGCCGCAGCAAAAAATGACGGTGCTAACCTTGAGATAGAGAGCTCAAGTTCTGAGAGCTTAATGTCAGAGAGCTTGGTGTTAAAGGGCTTAGAACTAGAGAACAGTGCACAAGCGCAAAACCTTCAGCAATACGCATATCAACTAGAGAAACGAGTTAACGCCGTTGCAGGTGTGAGTAGCGTGAGCTTGTCTGGATACAACGAGCGTGAGTTTTGGGTGGAAATCGCACCAGAAAAAATCAGCCGTTACCAATTAACTTTTGACGAGGTTAGCCAAGCAATTAATCGACGTAACCTTTCTCAATCAGGAGGCGTAGTCGAATCTTGGGTCAATGAACAAAAGATTGTCACCATGACTCAAGTGCATAGTGCTCAAGAAATTGCAGATATCGTCATCAAAGCGCTGCCCAATGGCTCAGTCATCAAGGTTTCTGACGTCGCTACTGTTGAAGATACATTTGCGAGAGCATCACAGCTTGGCGTAATCAATGGTGAAGAAGCAGTACTGTTTTCGATAACCAACAGTGCCAGTGCCGACATCATAGCCACTGTAGACAACGTAAAAGCGCTATTGGAAAAAGAACAGGCTAAGGTTGATGGTCAATACCACTTCCAATACGGCTTGAACCTCGCCGACGATATGAATGACAAATTTTCAATTGTATCGACCAACGGTGCCATTGGCTTGGTGCTTGTGTTAGCCGTACTTAGTCTGATATTGAAGCGTCAGGTCGCCTTCTGGGTTTCTATGTCGATCCCGTTTTGTATATTGGGTGTGATGATTGTATTGCCAGCTGTTGGGCTCAACCTCGATAGTATTACCCTCGCCGCTTTATTGCTGGTGATCGGCATAATCGTTGATGACTCGGTGATCGTCGCTGAAAGTATCTATCAAGAAAAAGAACAAGGTAAGACCGCTCTGCAAGCCGCCATTTCAGGCACCCAGAGAGTGATTAAACCAATTATCGCGAGCTTAACCACCACAGCACTCGTGTTCATTCCGATGTTCTTTATTCCGGGAACCATGGGTAAAGTGGTCGTGGTTATCCCAATTACCGTCATCGCTGCGTTACTGTTTTCATTGGCAGAATGTACATTCACGCTTCCAGCCCATTTAAGCGGTGCTCTAGAATCTAAGAAAAGCAAAAACGACAACCATAATTCTTCAGAGAAAAACCGTTTTTCGAATGTCAGTCGTACCTATAAAGCGTGGCTTACAAATAGCATTCAATATAAGAAATCTGTGATTGCAGGAGCCTTAGTTGCCAGTGCTTTGTCTGCGGGCTTGGTTACTACACTTAAGCTCGATATTTTCCCAGCGGAAGCCGCCAAGTACATCGACATTTATACCGAGGTCGACCCTGGCACACCATTAGATAAAGTACGTGATGCGCATTTAGCGATAGAAGAAGCAATAGCCGCATTACCAAGTAATGAGAGGGTATCTTACAACCTCAGTTATGCGTCACCCGTTAGTACGGGCTTGTTAATACTCACGAGTTACGAGCAACGAGCACGTACCGCTGACCAAATCATTGTCGACTTGAATACGCAGCTTGCAGATCTTCAACAAGACATGTTCGTTAAATTCTCTGTCGATGCCGGCGGACCTCCTCCGGGCGAACCCATTGAAATGCGAGTATTAGGTGGTACTGAACAAGAACGTAACCATGCCGTCACTATCGCAAGCGAATGGCTATCGACACAGCATGGTATCGCTGGCGTGACCAATAATGAGGCCTTGAAAGATCCTCAACTGAGTATTGTTCCTCAATACGAATGGTTAGCAAAATACAACCTGACGGTGTCAGATTTGGCCACCACACTGCGCTTAGCCTTTGAGGGCGAGTCTGTGACATCAACATGGCTAGGCGATCAAGAGGTCGATATTCGAGTCATTCTGGAAAAGGAATACCGTGATATCCAACGTTTGGCTACCACTAAGATCTTCACCCCTGATGGTCGCCAAGTGCCTCTTAGCCGCTTGGCGAAGGTCAAGCAAATTGAAGCACCACGTTTGATTAAACACTACAACGCAGAACGTGAAGTCACGGTTACGGCGCAGATCACCGATGACACGGTCAGCTCCGTTGTTCTGTCGGATCAAATGTTGAGTGAACTTCAAGGTCAATATGCACAAAATGTCAGTATCGATATTGGTGGTGAGGCAGAAAGCACCAATGAAACCATGAGCGGTTTTTTGGTCGCGTTCCCAGCAGCAATGATAGCGATCTACTTTGTACTAGCAGTTATGTTCAACTCACTGGTTCAACCTTTACTGGTTATGGCGGTGATTCCGTTTGCGGTCATTGCTGCATTGATGGCTCTAGTAGTTCACATGCAAGCTTTGTCGATGTTTGCCTTAATCGGCGTGCTTGGTATGACTGGCGTGGTGGTCAATAACTCACTGGTGCTAATCAATCGTATTAATGAGTTAAGAGCGGAAGGCCATCCAGTAATAGAGGCCATCATAGAGGCATCAGTAAGCCGTTTACGACCGATCTTACTGACCTCAATCACAACGGTGGTGGGCTTGCTACCATTGGCTTACGGCTTAGGGGGTACCGATGTTTACATGGGGCCAATGTCATTAACGTTAGGTTACGGATTATTGTTCTCACTGCCAATCGTCCTATTCGTTATCCCTAGTTTATGCGGCTTATGTTTCGCAAAATCACAACCTAAAGAGTCTTAA
- a CDS encoding HAMP domain-containing sensor histidine kinase, which yields MRWFNKPKTNNIAQVKRRLITTFAKIALSTSFIVFLAFSFRLVIAEDTQIELHLKSFERIAIKHYELVQDPVAQMSTSVTAYFNPEYLPEVLQADLPYSEGQVTRYRKYSDQGILIYYVNFEFKGHTVPLYLTIGVRSIDFGDDNWDALMAISMLLVLFLVLILNFSVKRMFDGLMRPVTELSEQLNSGVNQTFSVSKHSIDELKQLTNELNQYKQMRERVSKQEMMFAKYASHELKTPIAIVLGAANLQAMKDDPEFQTKQRERILIAAENMQATVEILLNIVKQENANVVTEMWRVDENQLKISEFIKNLNPEVNFELNVSESAQVNFPVAVLNMILKNLVSNAIRFTEKGYIKISIRSDEISVEDSGSGLMQTNETEHGLGLLIVKRLCRAYGWEFELKDNSNQGCTARLFLEMYVQDK from the coding sequence ATGAGATGGTTTAACAAGCCCAAAACGAACAATATTGCTCAAGTAAAAAGACGCTTGATCACCACCTTTGCCAAAATTGCTTTGTCTACATCCTTTATTGTGTTTCTCGCGTTCTCATTTCGTCTCGTGATTGCTGAAGATACTCAAATTGAATTACACCTTAAATCTTTCGAACGTATTGCTATAAAGCACTATGAGTTGGTGCAAGATCCAGTTGCTCAAATGAGCACTTCTGTTACGGCTTACTTTAACCCTGAATACCTACCTGAGGTACTTCAAGCCGATCTACCATACTCAGAAGGGCAGGTAACTCGGTATCGGAAATATTCTGATCAAGGCATCTTGATCTACTACGTCAATTTTGAATTCAAAGGTCATACAGTTCCGCTTTACCTTACGATAGGCGTGCGTTCTATTGATTTTGGTGACGATAACTGGGATGCATTGATGGCTATCTCGATGTTGCTCGTATTGTTTCTGGTTTTGATACTGAATTTTTCGGTTAAGCGAATGTTTGATGGTTTGATGAGGCCCGTGACGGAACTGAGCGAACAGCTCAACTCTGGCGTTAACCAAACATTTTCAGTATCAAAGCATAGTATTGATGAACTTAAGCAACTCACCAATGAACTCAATCAATACAAGCAGATGCGGGAACGAGTGTCTAAACAGGAGATGATGTTTGCTAAGTACGCCAGTCATGAGCTAAAAACCCCGATAGCGATTGTGCTTGGTGCGGCTAACCTGCAAGCGATGAAAGACGATCCTGAATTTCAAACTAAACAACGAGAGCGAATTCTAATCGCAGCGGAAAACATGCAAGCCACCGTGGAAATTTTGCTCAACATTGTGAAACAAGAAAACGCGAACGTGGTGACAGAGATGTGGCGCGTCGATGAAAATCAACTCAAAATCTCGGAGTTCATTAAGAATCTGAATCCTGAGGTAAATTTCGAGTTGAACGTTTCTGAATCGGCTCAGGTTAACTTCCCTGTAGCAGTACTTAATATGATACTCAAGAACTTAGTGAGCAACGCAATCCGCTTTACTGAGAAAGGTTACATCAAGATCAGTATCCGTTCTGACGAGATCTCTGTTGAAGATTCAGGTTCAGGGCTAATGCAGACCAATGAAACAGAGCATGGGTTGGGTTTGTTAATCGTGAAGCGTTTGTGTCGTGCTTATGGTTGGGAATTTGAACTAAAGGATAATAGTAATCAAGGTTGCACTGCTCGTCTATTTCTAGAGATGTATGTACAAGATAAATAA
- a CDS encoding response regulator transcription factor, translating into MLSGKQILIVEDNDELQGILADFLEVKGAEVDFADNGELGLKLALENEFDAIILDVMMPKKDGMQVAKELRENGCSTPVLMLTALNGQEDLLKGFENGVDDFVSKPFNFPELEVRLSALIKRYRGKVTAGKLTFGDLEVDEKTKAVTRAGKRLITTPIMYQILHALVKAQGEVVSRDALIHLLWGEDIPDKDVLRSHIYLLRNTVDKSFEHSMLKTVPKFGYRLEK; encoded by the coding sequence ATGCTGTCAGGTAAACAAATTTTAATCGTTGAAGATAATGACGAGTTGCAGGGTATTTTGGCCGACTTTTTAGAAGTGAAGGGTGCAGAGGTCGATTTCGCTGACAATGGTGAGCTAGGCTTGAAGCTGGCGCTAGAAAATGAGTTTGATGCCATTATTCTCGATGTGATGATGCCAAAGAAAGATGGCATGCAGGTAGCTAAAGAGTTACGCGAGAACGGATGCAGTACACCAGTATTGATGCTTACGGCCTTAAACGGGCAAGAAGATTTGTTGAAAGGTTTCGAGAATGGCGTCGATGATTTTGTCAGTAAACCTTTTAACTTCCCGGAGCTCGAAGTTCGACTTAGTGCCCTGATTAAGCGTTATAGAGGAAAGGTAACAGCAGGCAAGTTAACGTTTGGCGATCTTGAAGTTGATGAAAAAACGAAAGCAGTTACTCGTGCAGGGAAAAGGCTGATCACGACACCTATCATGTATCAAATACTGCACGCACTGGTCAAAGCCCAAGGAGAGGTGGTCTCTCGTGATGCATTGATTCATCTTTTATGGGGGGAAGATATCCCCGATAAGGATGTGTTGCGTAGCCACATTTATCTACTGAGGAATACTGTGGATAAATCATTTGAGCATTCAATGCTCAAAACGGTACCCAAGTTTGGCTATCGTCTTGAAAAGTAG
- a CDS encoding patatin family protein — MSKSALIVEGGAMRGIFAAGVLDAFMRDDFRPYDFAIGVSAGVSNLVGYLSQAPKRSYNVITTMATDKTFFNPARFAKGGNLVDVKWLWDESNHRYPLDCGVLFSSVPLLAAVTNVDTGNADYYHIKPENLSNVVEATTALPIAYRETPCFSGGCYTDGGVADSIPVREAYRRGARDITVILSHPLSYRMKPQKYQWMLKKLLKKFPNIAESMAVRAENYNQSLEFIRNPPKDATIKVIAPPEAFAVKRLTMDQTVLNAGYEMGVKAGEEHLAIRNGVYGLDTEDCHFCV; from the coding sequence ATGAGTAAGAGCGCATTAATCGTTGAAGGTGGAGCAATGAGAGGTATTTTTGCTGCCGGAGTGTTGGACGCCTTTATGCGAGATGATTTCCGTCCTTATGATTTTGCTATTGGCGTATCTGCGGGTGTGTCGAATCTGGTTGGTTACTTATCTCAAGCGCCAAAACGCAGCTACAACGTGATTACGACCATGGCGACCGATAAGACGTTCTTTAACCCAGCTCGCTTTGCTAAAGGTGGCAACTTGGTGGACGTAAAGTGGCTGTGGGATGAATCTAATCATCGTTATCCACTCGATTGTGGTGTGCTGTTCTCAAGTGTTCCACTGCTTGCTGCTGTGACTAACGTCGATACCGGCAATGCCGATTATTATCACATCAAGCCAGAAAACCTTTCTAACGTGGTGGAAGCTACCACCGCTTTACCTATCGCTTATCGTGAAACGCCGTGTTTCTCTGGTGGCTGTTACACCGATGGGGGCGTGGCGGATTCGATTCCGGTTCGCGAAGCCTATCGTCGCGGTGCTCGTGATATTACGGTGATTCTTTCTCACCCATTAAGCTACCGAATGAAACCGCAGAAGTATCAGTGGATGCTGAAAAAGCTGCTAAAGAAATTCCCTAATATTGCAGAGTCGATGGCGGTGCGTGCCGAAAACTATAACCAGTCTTTGGAGTTCATTCGTAATCCACCAAAAGATGCGACCATCAAGGTGATTGCGCCACCAGAAGCGTTCGCAGTGAAGCGTTTAACTATGGATCAAACGGTCTTGAATGCAGGTTATGAGATGGGTGTGAAAGCAGGGGAAGAGCACCTTGCCATTAGAAACGGTGTCTATGGCTTAGATACCGAAGATTGTCATTTCTGCGTTTAG
- a CDS encoding catalase, whose amino-acid sequence MSKKLTTASGCPVAHNQNVQTAGKRGPQLLQDVWFLEKMAHFDREVIPERRMHAKGSGAYGTFTVTHDITKYTKAKLFSEVGKKTDLFARFTTVAGERGAADAERDIRGFALKFYTEEGNWDMVGNNTPVFFLRDPLKFPDLNHAVKRDPRTNMRSAKNNWDFWTSLPEALHQITIVMSDRGIPATYRHMHGFGSHTFSFINADNERFWVKFHFKSQQGIKNLSDAEAGQLIGNDRESHQRDLLDSIDNQDFPKWTLKVQVMPEADAAKVPYNPFDLTKIWPHADYPLIEVGEFELNRNPQNFFAEVEQSAFNPANVVPGISFSPDKMLQGRLFAYGDAQRYRLGVNHQHIPVNAPRCPVHSYHRDGAMRVDGNFGSTLGYEPNNEGQWAEQPDFAEPALNLDGAAAHWDHREDEDYFSQPGDLFRLMTPEKQAILFDNTARNLGGVPKEIQLRHLRHCYKADPAYGEGIGKLLEIDVSEFKS is encoded by the coding sequence ATGAGTAAAAAACTGACCACAGCTTCGGGTTGTCCTGTCGCTCATAACCAGAATGTTCAAACCGCGGGCAAACGTGGCCCTCAACTGCTTCAAGATGTTTGGTTTTTAGAAAAGATGGCGCATTTTGACCGCGAAGTGATTCCAGAGCGTCGTATGCACGCGAAAGGTTCTGGTGCTTACGGTACTTTTACCGTTACACACGACATCACCAAATACACTAAGGCCAAATTGTTCTCTGAAGTAGGCAAAAAAACCGATTTGTTCGCTCGTTTTACGACAGTGGCAGGTGAGCGCGGTGCAGCTGATGCTGAGCGTGATATCCGTGGCTTTGCATTGAAGTTTTATACTGAAGAAGGCAACTGGGATATGGTGGGTAACAACACGCCAGTATTCTTCCTTCGTGACCCCCTTAAATTCCCAGATCTAAACCATGCGGTGAAACGAGATCCTCGCACTAATATGCGCAGTGCTAAAAACAACTGGGATTTCTGGACTTCTCTACCTGAAGCGCTACACCAAATCACCATCGTGATGAGTGACCGTGGTATTCCTGCTACTTACCGCCACATGCACGGTTTTGGTAGCCACACGTTCAGCTTTATTAATGCAGACAACGAACGTTTCTGGGTGAAATTCCACTTCAAATCTCAGCAAGGTATTAAAAACCTGTCTGATGCAGAAGCCGGGCAATTAATCGGTAATGATCGTGAAAGCCACCAACGCGACTTGTTAGACAGTATCGACAACCAAGACTTCCCTAAATGGACGTTGAAAGTGCAAGTGATGCCAGAAGCGGATGCAGCGAAAGTGCCGTACAACCCGTTCGATCTTACTAAGATCTGGCCACACGCAGATTACCCATTAATTGAAGTGGGCGAGTTTGAATTGAACCGAAACCCGCAAAACTTCTTCGCTGAAGTAGAGCAGTCGGCATTCAACCCGGCGAACGTGGTTCCGGGTATTAGCTTCTCACCAGACAAAATGCTGCAAGGTCGCCTGTTTGCTTACGGTGATGCGCAGCGCTACCGTTTGGGTGTTAACCATCAGCATATCCCAGTGAACGCACCTCGTTGCCCTGTACACAGCTACCACCGTGATGGAGCAATGCGTGTTGATGGTAACTTTGGTAGCACACTAGGCTATGAGCCAAACAATGAAGGCCAATGGGCAGAGCAACCAGACTTTGCAGAACCAGCATTGAACCTAGATGGTGCGGCAGCGCACTGGGATCACCGCGAAGATGAAGATTACTTCTCACAACCGGGTGATCTGTTCCGTCTGATGACACCAGAAAAACAAGCGATTCTGTTTGATAACACAGCGCGTAACCTAGGCGGTGTGCCTAAAGAGATTCAACTGCGTCACCTAAGACACTGTTACAAAGCCGATCCAGCTTACGGCGAGGGCATTGGTAAACTGCTTGAAATCGATGTAAGTGAATTTAAGTCGTAA
- a CDS encoding 2-hydroxyacid dehydrogenase, whose translation MLNIAFFSSKSYDEKSFELAKGELNAEFHFHDFRLTTTTAKMAHDNEVVCAFVNDDLSRDVLEILAQGGTKLIAMRCAGFDKVDLDAAKELGLQVVRVPAYSPESVAEHTVGMMMCLNRKLHKAYQRTRDANFSLEGLVGFNFHGKTVGVIGSGKIGLATMRILKGLGMNILCYDPYPNPLAKELGAKYVELDELYQESDVISLHCPMSKENYHLLDATAFGKMKDGVMIVNTSRGELLDSTAAIEALKQSKIGALGLDVYDNEKELFFQDKSNDVIVDDVFRRLSACHNVLFTGHQAFLTKDALFNIANTTLTSVDAFFTGNTSGNELVE comes from the coding sequence ATGCTCAACATTGCTTTTTTTAGCTCAAAATCATACGACGAAAAATCATTTGAACTTGCAAAAGGCGAACTCAACGCTGAATTTCATTTTCACGATTTTCGACTCACTACAACAACAGCAAAAATGGCGCACGACAACGAAGTGGTTTGTGCATTTGTAAACGACGACCTATCGCGAGATGTGCTAGAGATTCTAGCGCAAGGCGGCACTAAGCTTATTGCGATGCGCTGTGCAGGTTTTGATAAAGTCGACCTAGATGCAGCTAAAGAGCTTGGCCTGCAAGTGGTGCGTGTTCCAGCTTATTCACCAGAATCGGTAGCAGAGCACACGGTTGGCATGATGATGTGTTTGAACCGTAAACTACACAAGGCATACCAACGTACTCGTGATGCGAACTTCTCCCTTGAGGGGCTAGTTGGCTTTAACTTCCACGGTAAAACCGTTGGTGTGATCGGCTCTGGAAAAATTGGCCTAGCGACCATGCGTATTCTGAAAGGTTTAGGCATGAACATCTTGTGCTACGACCCATACCCTAACCCATTGGCAAAAGAACTGGGCGCTAAATACGTAGAACTCGACGAGCTTTATCAAGAATCTGACGTAATTTCTCTACACTGTCCAATGAGCAAGGAGAACTACCACCTGTTGGATGCAACAGCATTTGGCAAAATGAAAGATGGTGTGATGATCGTCAACACCAGTCGCGGTGAACTGCTTGATTCAACAGCCGCAATTGAAGCGCTCAAACAAAGCAAGATTGGTGCGCTTGGCCTTGATGTCTACGACAACGAGAAAGAGCTGTTCTTCCAAGACAAATCTAACGATGTGATTGTAGATGACGTATTCCGTCGCCTATCAGCTTGTCACAACGTGTTGTTCACAGGTCACCAAGCTTTCTTAACTAAAGATGCTCTGTTCAACATTGCCAATACAACGCTAACCAGTGTTGATGCCTTCTTTACTGGCAACACCAGCGGCAACGAATTAGTCGAATAA
- a CDS encoding efflux RND transporter periplasmic adaptor subunit, with protein sequence MKPILLACLLTYAVAIPSAYAIDLIGQTVSKSPLNVVAEVSGVVQVANLDSGDSVKKGQLIAAVKTQDFDLAVATQTANLALAQADLQLKQSVYQRYVELRQKNSLSQNELDIANADYLSAKAKLTLAKIELSNAKQDLADTSITSDIEGFVVSRSAENGAWVNQGDPLYKLVNIDTLTVRLLASEYDINDLNVGQSIELWAEANPAAKVIATINRIGVEVDSQTMAYPVEIDISNPDHALKPGMSIHASTKVTAFALNQ encoded by the coding sequence ATGAAACCAATACTACTTGCTTGCCTTTTAACTTATGCGGTAGCCATACCATCAGCATACGCTATTGATCTTATTGGACAAACCGTCAGCAAATCACCACTCAACGTCGTAGCCGAAGTCAGTGGAGTCGTACAAGTTGCAAATCTAGACTCTGGAGACAGCGTTAAGAAAGGACAATTGATTGCAGCAGTAAAAACACAAGACTTCGACCTAGCTGTTGCAACCCAAACGGCAAACCTCGCTTTGGCTCAAGCCGACTTGCAGCTCAAACAATCTGTATACCAACGTTATGTTGAACTTCGCCAGAAAAATAGTCTCTCTCAGAATGAACTCGACATCGCCAATGCCGACTATTTGAGTGCTAAAGCAAAACTCACACTCGCAAAAATTGAATTGAGCAATGCAAAACAAGACTTAGCCGACACCTCTATCACATCAGACATCGAGGGCTTTGTGGTAAGCCGAAGTGCAGAAAATGGCGCTTGGGTAAATCAAGGCGACCCACTCTACAAGCTAGTGAATATCGACACCTTAACGGTGCGTTTGCTTGCTAGCGAATACGACATCAATGACCTTAATGTTGGGCAATCCATCGAGCTATGGGCTGAGGCTAATCCAGCAGCCAAAGTCATTGCCACAATTAATCGCATCGGTGTGGAAGTGGATAGCCAAACGATGGCCTACCCAGTAGAAATTGACATCAGTAATCCCGATCACGCACTCAAACCTGGGATGTCGATTCATGCATCGACCAAGGTTACTGCATTCGCGTTGAATCAATAG
- a CDS encoding ferredoxin--NADP reductase: protein MTDIPHGLVTGKVLHKKQWTDQLFSLQVSAPVSPYQAGQFTKLGLLNSEDEFIRRAYSMVNAPEHEQGHQHLEFLIIKDQNGQLSPQLHKLQVGDDIFVGKDPSGFMTLDEIPEIANDLWMLSTGTAVGPFISMLESMQIQQQNGLASEKAASFNNLVLVHAVRTEQDLTYQDRINQLVEHFQGKLKYVPIISRESVTGTLRGRIPSLLLGGDLERASSLAINQRHSFFYLCGNPQMVRDTSEALISLGLQKHLRKKPGQFSSENYW, encoded by the coding sequence ATGACCGATATTCCTCATGGTTTGGTAACCGGCAAAGTCTTACATAAAAAACAATGGACAGATCAGCTGTTCTCGCTGCAAGTCAGTGCTCCTGTTTCTCCTTATCAGGCAGGTCAATTCACGAAACTTGGCTTACTAAATAGCGAGGACGAATTCATTAGACGCGCTTATTCCATGGTGAATGCGCCAGAGCACGAACAAGGTCATCAACATCTGGAGTTTTTGATTATTAAGGATCAGAACGGTCAGCTTTCGCCTCAACTTCACAAGTTGCAGGTAGGCGATGACATCTTTGTCGGCAAAGACCCAAGCGGATTTATGACACTAGATGAGATCCCGGAGATCGCCAACGATCTCTGGATGCTTTCAACCGGAACTGCGGTTGGCCCGTTTATCTCAATGCTCGAAAGCATGCAGATACAACAACAGAATGGATTGGCTTCGGAAAAAGCCGCCTCATTCAACAACCTTGTACTGGTTCACGCAGTAAGAACAGAACAAGACCTCACGTATCAAGATCGAATCAATCAACTCGTTGAACACTTTCAGGGGAAACTTAAGTATGTGCCAATTATTTCTAGAGAATCAGTCACCGGAACTTTGCGCGGACGAATCCCAAGCTTGTTACTTGGAGGCGACCTTGAACGAGCCTCGTCTCTCGCTATCAACCAAAGACATAGTTTCTTCTATCTTTGCGGTAATCCCCAAATGGTTCGAGACACGAGCGAAGCACTAATATCGTTGGGATTACAAAAACACTTACGCAAGAAGCCTGGTCAATTTAGTAGTGAGAACTATTGGTAA